Part of the Primulina huaijiensis isolate GDHJ02 chromosome 15, ASM1229523v2, whole genome shotgun sequence genome is shown below.
TTTGTCAAGTGGGAGGCTCTTGAATCGCACCACCTTTCCAAGCATGCTTGTGAGGATCTTTTGTTAGATTTGTTTACTCTCTGCTTTTTCACTTTTGTTGCTACTTTGAATCCAAAACTCACTCAATTGGATATTGTTTGTGTATTCTTGTTGGGCACTTTATTCAGGTTATCgtttgcataaaaaaaaaatttaaaagcctTTTTGCTTGTTCTCTTCATCTTTGAGGCGTGAGGATACTCACAATTGAATCTTTGGTAACTAGAATTGTGGCATGAACTTTTAAACAGAGATTTTTCAACAGATATCTGTATTCCAAGATTTTGCCCCCTCTTTCTTGAATATCAACAATGTTGTTTGAATGAAAAAACCTGGTCTCTTTTACTCTTCATTTTGATAAGATTTCTAAGCGGTTAATTGCCATGTCACAGTGACTGAACTTCTGGAAGGCGACTCATCAAGAAAGATCGTGGAAATAATCTGTCGATCGAGCTGGCTAAAGGCAGATAACCATCACGTTCGAATAGACAAAATCTTGAAAGTGCATAACATGCAAAAGACCCTCGCTCGATTCGAAGAATACCGGGAAGTGGTGAAGTTAAAAGCGAGTAAACTCGCTAAGAAACACCCTCGTTGCATAGCCGATGGGAACGAACTCTTGAGATTCTACGGCACGACGCTGGGATGCTCCCTCGGCATCAACGGATCATCCAATCTTTGTCTATCCGATAAATGTCGTGTGTGCCAAATCATCAGAAGTGGGTTCGGCAAACGGGAGTTCACAGGTGGGATCGGAGTTTTCACGACTTCCACGAGCTGTAGGGCATTGGAATGTGTAGAACCGGATAGCCGGGACGACCTGTTTGTGAGAAAGGCGTTGATTGTGTGTAGGGTAATCGCGGGAAGAGTACACAAACCGttggaaaacattcaagaaatgGCCGGACAGACGGGGTTCGATTCGTTGGCGGGTAAAGTCGGTGTTTATTCCAACATTGAGGAGCTGTACTTGCTAAATCCTAGAGCACTTCTTCCTTGTTTCGTGGTGATTTGCAAGACATGAAGAAGATGAATTCAAGATTTATTAGATTTCTTTTGTCTCTCCTCTGTTTTTTCTTTAATGTTCCCGCAAGTTGTGGATTCAAATGTTGTGAAATCTTGGTATCTTTGTTTGACATTACAATGAGCTTCCATATTTTTCTATACAATTGCATGATATAACAACTAAAGAATTGAGTTTTCTAATAATTGTTCTTTTAAATTGTAAGGTATGTGGGAGATAATAATTTGGTACAAAATTAGGTTCGCGGGTTAATGTATTAGTTCGAGAGTTTATTTAATGGATATCGAAATCTACTGTATCAGTTCAAGAGTTTATTTTACACGTATAGAAAGATAACATTTATTGAAATCTATTATATCAGTTCGAGAGTGAGTTTATTTCACACATATTGAAAGATAACATCTACGAAttatattgtaataaaaaaagTTTGGCAAGTCTCAATTTATTAGGCAAAATTCATTAAATGAGGGATGGGACTAAAACATcttcattcaaccattgagCTAAGTTCGGCCACCGGTGACGTGTCTCCATAGACAATGAATCACacctaaattaaattaaaaaattatattaaaatttcttaaaagcTTTTTgagcaaaattttttttaatcatagtAAAAACTTAATGTCCAATtaaagggaaaaaaacaaatatatttattacataaattttaaaataataattttttgtcaCGATTACAAAATGTGCAAAGCCACTCATTTTCTCCCTTTATCTGTGACATTCCTTTGAACTCCAGAATCTCACCTTACTTCTAAGGCAAATGATTTTGGCAAAATACaagtcaaatttttttaaaaaagaaaaatacatattttacaatataaatacattttttttaaaaaaaatttaattggttAGGTAAATTCTATAATATTATTTCAATCACAAATCggtacataaatatttttttgaatgattCCATATTTTGGATGTAACcaatgtacatatacataaataaataaaatacgaCATTTACTCGTATTCattcagagaaaaataaaagaatttatgaaatttgttatCGTCTGGTCTGCAAGAAAATGGCgaaaattattgaaaatgaCACAACAAGTAATTTATTATACGATGTTCGAACAAATTTGAATGACAAAGAGTAAAATATTGAAGCATTCAGTGCTGATTCTGACTTCTCAATACTGTCCACAGAATCACAAGCAGCCACCATTTCTTTATTTGTTTCTCTCtacttaatatttattattatttttattttatgtctcATTTGTTGTATTTTTATCGACGTTTTGTCAACTAAATCATATTGAATAAGTTATGTGCGatcaaaattgttttaaaaaaatgttgatatgaGAAATAAAACCCGCAACCATTATCAAAATAACGGTGACCATTGAATTTATTCCGATCATACTCAGGTGAGTTGAACTAAATAACTATAAACAAGAGAATATCAtgtatgattatttttatttttcgggaaaaataatatttatttatctaagGTTTGTTCGACGAGTTATTCGATAAgttatacaaataaatatatttggttcccgattatttgattattttgtattttagaaaatttgttctcaaatttttaatttaagtataatattctataaattaaattaaatatattatgagtaaataaatttttaaccaataaacaattcaataaataaaatatgctTTTAACAATAGTATACATCGAGTTAGCTTGCTCCAAGTATTTCTCACTCTGTGCTCCTTTGAACGTGGACTATCGGCCCAGTAATGGCATTAAAGTCTTTCATTAGCTTACTAGTCCCAATTGGGCCCAAGACCAAATCCATTTAGCTCCAGTATTTAGCTGGGCTTCATCCtgggccaattttttttttccttcccaaAGTTGTTCCAACGCTGATACAGTTTCAGTCCAGTGGGCATCGGGAGAATCAAGATGCAATTCATTACAAGAAGAAATTCATTTCCACCAAAAAAGGTTGTACTCAAAATCCCACATTCAGCTAAATACAAGAGAAAACGACAGCAAAAATGAAGCTAGCCGTGGCATTTAAACTAAGCCTTATCGGCATTAGCAGCAGTAGCTGCGGCTTGCCCTCGAAGACGACCGGTTCTTCTAGCAGCGATAAGACCAACCTTTTGTCCAGGTGGAGCGTCACGACACACAGTACTGGCATGACCAATATGTTAATGGTTACCACCACCATGGGGATGCTCCACTGGATTCATAGCAACACCACGAACCTTGGGCCAGCCTTCAAGAGTGGCTTCTCAGTACGACCCCCTCCAGCAGCTTGTCCAATCATGCCACGGCATCCTCTAGGCACAATCTTCTTGGCCCCTGATGGTAGTTTAATCCTGCGATAAAAAATTAGTTCAGTATATATTCAGACACAGACTAAGAAGTGTTTCGAAAGTACAATTGCaagaagaaacaaaaaataaacactTCGAGATACCTTGCATGTCGCCAATTACAATCAAGAAACCTCAATGGAATCTGCAGTATTATCCACGCATTGCAAATGCAAATAAGCATGAGAATATATACTGTGACCAATCCAAGATATATAATCCCTACGTTAAACTAATGCTACCTCGAATAAGTTTAACGTAGGCAATAGCAATATAAAGAACACACACGAGGTACAAAAACAAGCTCAAAACCAACTCCAGCAAATCCATTCTAAACATAATAATAAGTTCAGTTTCGAATAGATATCTATCACAATAGTTGAACAAAAATCTACTACCTAAACTCAATAAACCAACCAGATTGCGTGAGTTAATGTCATGTTGGACgagataaaaaaatgaaataaaataaaacaataaaaaaatgcgAAAACGAGACATCTGTAAGTTATATTATCTAAAAACCAAAAAAAGGCTAATTTGTACTAATGTAATCTAGTTCACGGATTTCGGCCTACatttatatatctatattatatataaaaattgagttAATTAGTAGTCCGACTTCGTGACGCAAATgagtttttatgaaaatacgctatcaatttagaaaattaatatttttcatataatttaataatctgttttaaaaattcaaaagttaacataatatttatacaaattatatatttaatataattgtgttatcattattaaaataataattataaattataccaaatttttttgaattaaatcaatctattaatgattatgatttatacaaACATGGAATATTCAGGTAAAACAAATTCTTTGTCtaaaacataataatattagAGTAATGTCTATTTAATgttatcattttttaaattactaattatgctttgttttatttaaaaaatagtgATAGTCATGGGGTAGGGATGTTTTGGAGGAAAAAACTAGTATAAAATGACACAACCTTAATAATAGTGATGGATATATGAAAACAAAAACCAAACCAAGAGCGATGAATGCAATTTTTCACATGGCATCATAGGTGTCAACCCAAAACACAGAAATGCAAGCAACCACAATCCACAAGTTGTAATCCAAACAAGTAGGATTGACTACGACACAAGTAGTAGACGTCGTTTTTCGGTAGACTCGACAGATTAACATAGAGGTATAGAGAGCAGAGAATGAAGATTAGCCTCGCTTAAACAAAATGACCATGATGGCCATGATCGCCAGTCCCAAGAAGGATGCTTCCATTACATTTTCAGCACTTAATCTTGGGGTCCCATCACCATTTGCAAATACCTTGGCCACTTTACCTCCAAATAAATTTTGGAAGAAACCAGACAAGTTGTTCATCATACCAACCAATGTAACTTTCATTTTCTGAACAAAGTCTACAAAACCGTTGGCCGGCCCAGATTCCACATCGCTGGACGAGTCCTCGCTGCTTTTTGCAGACAACTTCTCAAGATGATCAGCACCAGCAGTAACTGAATCTGATAAGCCCAAACCTTTTACCAAGTTAAAATACCAGGGGTAAGATATCATGTTAAACTAGCAAAAGGCATAAGATTTTCCGTGGATGGCATTTTAGTAACAACATATTTCACATACAAAGTTAGTTAATTCCAAGGGTTATTCACGCTTCaaaacatgattaaaaaaatgcatACTTGTCTTTTGCAAATGCAGAAACTCTTGAAGCTCTGAATTCTGTAGTACCGCAGTCCACACATTTGGATCACAGGCAATTGAAGCAACAACATTCTACCGAAACATCATATCAAGATGTCATAATCACAGGATTATATGATCTTTGATCCACCCAGTGGAAAAATCGataaatcaattataatacAATTACAAATggaaaaaaactcatttttgaGTAACCAAGTAATATATGATTCAAGAAAAAGGGGTGAAATGCCCACAATTAAAATAGAACCTTGCTTATCAGACACAATCCAACAACACCAACTTCTTGTTAAATTAACtcatatttttatgtaaaagttgAGATGAATAACAATGAATATCTCACTTCTGAAGCCCCTGCAGAAGAGTGGAGAAAAATTCGAACATATGCAAGCAAAAGTAAATGTAATAATCTTATCAAACATTGGTGCATGGGAttattttataatgatttatTAGGGTACATGTAAGACTCCTGCAGCCACTTGGATTTAATCATTTCGGTTAAGCAAGTACAAATATGACATAATTGCTAGGTGAACCTTCTGTTTACATTGTTGCTTGTGTGGGCTTACTGGTCGCATGCTTCGGAGTTAGCTAAAAATCTGGGTCCACCCCTAAAGGAGAAATGGACTCTAGGTGGTGAAATTATTGCCCCAAAGAGAAGTAGAAAGTAAGTAAATGAACCTGAGCCTCAGAGCTCTCGTGCAAGAGCCTGAAAGCCTTGACAACTGGTGATGTTGGCGCAGTTGCCATTATCTCACTGATGCCATAAGCTTTAGCACAATCAACTTGTGAGTTTGAAAGAGATGAGCCCAAGTCGTGTTTAGCAATAGCTGTATCTCGAGATGACAGATACGCCCTGCGaatcaagaaatttgaaaaaacaGAAGATTCTAAAGATCGTTTGCTGCTTTACAAGGGACAAAATTCTGGTTAGATCCACGTCAGAGCTTAATAAAAAGGTTCTCACCAGGAATTTAATCGCAAGCAGGACTTGGTGAGGATAAAGTTAcaatttttaacaaaattacaCATCAAACTTggttttctttttctatttgtGAAGGGAGATCATCCGTGTCTTTTCCCTAGGTCTGCCGCCCACTAAACACGGTACAATGCACCGCTGAGGCTTCCCTAATGAACTAGGGTGAGATAATAATGATGATCGAACAAATCCAAAATTCATTAATCAGCCCAAGAAAATCAATCAACACTTAAAGCTAATATCATCGCCACCTCAACTAACTGTGAAGAATCGAGATTAGTAACTAACTCGCAAGTCACAATGAAAGTGGACACACCAAGCAATCACATGAAAAGTACATTAAAAAAGCACCAATCGGaaagaaatttcaaattctaaaaGATGAAAAGAAGATACTTTTCAAGAGTGACAGCGAGTTCAGAAGTGGCCTCTTTGGCTTCCTGAAGCGTCGGCGCACCGCCGAACACAACTCTCGGCATCGGCTCACCGGCGCACATAATCACCTCCTCCTCTCCACCGGTGTGCACCCAATCATCAATCTCCGAGCACGAGTTCCGAGACTGCGAAGACACCAGCTTCATTTCCTCCCCCGACGATTTTGTGGTCGCGGCAGCCCGAACAGAAAAGGGCCCGCGTTTGGATGATGAGATCGGAAGGTGCTCCGCCGTTATGCCTCGGATACCACCAGTCGCCACCGTGACCCCGGTCAGCTTCGCCGCAGCCCTCATCGCTCCGCCACCCATAATCACTTCtggaaaacaa
Proteins encoded:
- the LOC140958205 gene encoding uncharacterized protein, with product MGEKKKELPKVWFSLKKSFDCKSDTSDVYTPRNKKNLSSILTRKTRNRSGCSRSISNLKDVIHGSKRHFEKPPSCSPRSIGSSEFVNPITHEVILSNSRCELKITGCGGFGGGGDGGSTFLGTLTPGTPGPRGQPTMHYFKPSYMDSGATPPRKKETTLTEREGFVSKRRASIDEESNGLCGFTCHKCGEHFVKWEALESHHLSKHALTELLEGDSSRKIVEIICRSSWLKADNHHVRIDKILKVHNMQKTLARFEEYREVVKLKASKLAKKHPRCIADGNELLRFYGTTLGCSLGINGSSNLCLSDKCRVCQIIRSGFGKREFTGGIGVFTTSTSCRALECVEPDSRDDLFVRKALIVCRVIAGRVHKPLENIQEMAGQTGFDSLAGKVGVYSNIEELYLLNPRALLPCFVVICKT
- the LOC140959477 gene encoding uncharacterized protein isoform X1, producing the protein MGGGAMRAAAKLTGVTVATGGIRGITAEHLPISSSKRGPFSVRAAATTKSSGEEMKLVSSQSRNSCSEIDDWVHTGGEEEVIMCAGEPMPRVVFGGAPTLQEAKEATSELAVTLEKAYLSSRDTAIAKHDLGSSLSNSQVDCAKAYGISEIMATAPTSPVVKAFRLLHESSEAQNVVASIACDPNVWTAVLQNSELQEFLHLQKTSLGLSDSVTAGADHLEKLSAKSSEDSSSDVESGPANGFVDFVQKMKVTLVGMMNNLSGFFQNLFGGKVAKVFANGDGTPRLSAENVMEASFLGLAIMAIMVILFKRG
- the LOC140959477 gene encoding uncharacterized protein isoform X2; amino-acid sequence: MGGGAMRAAAKLTGVTVATGGIRGITAEHLPISSSKRGPFSVRAAATTKSSGEEMKLVSSQSRNSCSEIDDWVHTGGEEEVIMCAGEPMPRVVFGGAPTLQEAKEATSELAVTLEKAYLSSRDTAIAKHDLGSSLSNSQVDCAKAYGISEIMATAPTSPVVKAFRLLHESSEAQNVVASIACDPNVWTAVLQNSELQEFLHLQKTNSVTAGADHLEKLSAKSSEDSSSDVESGPANGFVDFVQKMKVTLVGMMNNLSGFFQNLFGGKVAKVFANGDGTPRLSAENVMEASFLGLAIMAIMVILFKRG